In Leptospira congkakensis, one DNA window encodes the following:
- a CDS encoding LIC10067 family putative lipoprotein, translating to MRRILYTIGFSLVLGSSFSCISSSSEDPLAALLTSPPVVSSVTPQIGTPAQNNSNALYSATEVVIKGENFGIEPVVRFNDILAAVTLNTGTELYTKVPDGAYSGFITVSKSGGSCLPNSKTGVNCAGMEYFIDCYAVTNKQYGPEIELKQGQSLSVEFDGQETKAFHTDTLLSSRTLTIGCQSTVTVRVFDRSCKATDYVLQNDPAIPFPVGVATQFYLTANAATCSLAL from the coding sequence ATGAGAAGGATTTTATACACAATCGGATTCTCACTAGTACTTGGAAGCAGTTTTTCCTGCATATCTTCTTCCTCTGAGGATCCTCTAGCAGCGCTCCTCACGTCACCACCAGTGGTTTCGTCAGTGACCCCACAAATCGGAACACCTGCACAAAACAATTCCAATGCATTATATTCTGCCACAGAAGTTGTGATCAAAGGGGAAAACTTTGGTATCGAACCTGTGGTTCGGTTCAATGATATTCTTGCAGCGGTCACCTTAAATACTGGAACCGAACTCTATACAAAGGTTCCCGATGGCGCTTATTCTGGATTTATCACCGTTTCCAAATCAGGTGGTTCTTGTTTGCCGAATTCAAAAACAGGAGTCAATTGTGCCGGAATGGAATACTTTATTGACTGTTATGCGGTAACAAACAAACAATATGGCCCAGAGATTGAATTAAAACAAGGACAAAGTTTGTCTGTTGAATTTGACGGCCAAGAAACGAAAGCTTTCCATACAGATACATTATTATCTTCTCGTACTCTGACGATTGGTTGCCAAAGTACGGTGACCGTGAGAGTTTTTGATCGGTCTTGTAAAGCCACTGATTATGTATTACAAAATGATCCTGCCATTCCGTTTCCGGTAGGAGTTGCGACACAGTTTTATCTAACAGCAAATGCTGCGACCTGCAGTTTAGCTCTTTAA
- a CDS encoding enoyl-CoA hydratase-related protein yields MNTVTLQTHHTYVALIELNRPEAKNAISIQLLSELREKIQEVKRSSARALVLIGKGDSFSSGADLKERKSMSDLQVKHFLKDINLCFSELANLPIPTIAAINGFAFGGGLEMALSCDIRYASDSAQMGLTETKLGIIPGAGGTQRLSRIVGESKAMEWIFSGKKLTGKEAMAGGLVSQCFELDRLRESSLALAREISESAPIAVSAAKKAVRRGMELPMESALEWERLCYFETIGTKDRIEALQAFAEKRKPNFKGE; encoded by the coding sequence ATGAACACTGTCACTCTTCAAACTCACCATACTTATGTAGCATTAATCGAACTAAACCGTCCTGAGGCAAAGAATGCGATCTCCATCCAGCTTCTTTCCGAACTAAGAGAAAAAATCCAGGAAGTAAAAAGGAGTTCGGCACGGGCACTTGTGCTGATTGGAAAAGGAGATTCTTTCTCTTCTGGTGCTGATTTAAAAGAAAGAAAGTCAATGTCTGATTTGCAGGTAAAACACTTCCTAAAAGACATCAATTTATGTTTTTCTGAACTGGCAAATCTTCCCATTCCCACAATTGCGGCCATCAATGGATTTGCTTTTGGTGGAGGTTTGGAAATGGCATTATCATGTGATATTCGTTATGCGAGTGATTCGGCACAAATGGGACTCACGGAAACCAAACTCGGAATCATTCCGGGAGCCGGGGGAACACAAAGACTTTCTCGAATTGTAGGGGAGTCAAAAGCCATGGAATGGATATTTTCTGGAAAAAAACTTACCGGAAAAGAAGCTATGGCTGGTGGTTTGGTTTCACAATGCTTTGAACTAGATCGTTTAAGGGAATCTTCTCTTGCCTTAGCACGAGAGATATCGGAATCTGCACCTATCGCTGTTTCTGCTGCCAAAAAAGCAGTTCGTCGTGGAATGGAATTACCGATGGAATCCGCTCTTGAATGGGAAAGATTGTGTTATTTTGAAACAATAGGCACTAAAGACCGAATAGAAGCCTTGCAAGCGTTTGCTGAAAAAAGAAAACCTAATTTTAAGGGAGAATGA
- the dcd gene encoding dCTP deaminase, translating into MILTGKEILKRLGNDIKIEPYDANLLNPNSYNLRLHEDLLVYSEFPLDMKKPNPVQNLKIPEEGLLLEPGKLYLGRTIEFTETHNLVPMLEGRSSIGRLGMFVHITAGFGDVGFKGFWTLEIQVTHPLRVYSGVQICQIFYHTVEGEISEYKSGKYQANQGIQPSLLYKDFEKK; encoded by the coding sequence GTGATTTTAACCGGAAAAGAAATTTTAAAAAGACTAGGAAATGATATCAAAATCGAACCTTACGATGCGAATTTATTAAACCCAAATTCGTATAACTTACGTTTGCACGAAGACCTTTTGGTGTATTCAGAATTTCCTTTGGATATGAAAAAACCAAATCCTGTACAGAATCTAAAGATTCCAGAAGAAGGTTTATTATTAGAACCGGGTAAACTCTATTTAGGAAGAACGATTGAATTTACCGAAACGCATAACTTAGTGCCAATGTTAGAAGGTCGATCTTCCATTGGACGACTTGGAATGTTTGTTCATATCACTGCTGGGTTTGGGGATGTAGGATTCAAAGGATTTTGGACATTAGAAATCCAAGTAACACATCCACTTCGTGTGTATTCTGGCGTTCAGATTTGCCAAATTTTTTACCATACGGTAGAAGGGGAAATCAGCGAATACAAATCAGGAAAGTACCAAGCAAACCAAGGCATCCAACCTTCTTTGTTGTACAAAGACTTTGAAAAGAAATAA
- a CDS encoding DUF2147 domain-containing protein yields the protein MNQKLVLSVWTAILFTGSSLLAQEADVAVGKYLPPEKDSVIEIFKCGNKYCGKTVCIKDNAYQEKEKDKGVPGTPYLDHNNEDPKLRNRPNLGMVFINGFDYVGEGVYKNGTIYNPRDGKTYCGKFTSLEGGNRLDLKGTLCSITFIGKTNNWVKLGGLNLDDPKWDCTFKAKK from the coding sequence ATGAATCAAAAACTTGTTTTAAGTGTATGGACGGCCATCCTCTTCACAGGAAGTTCTCTACTTGCCCAAGAGGCTGACGTTGCAGTGGGAAAATACCTTCCACCTGAAAAAGACTCAGTCATCGAGATTTTCAAATGTGGTAATAAATACTGCGGAAAAACAGTTTGTATCAAAGACAATGCTTACCAGGAAAAAGAAAAAGACAAAGGTGTTCCAGGAACTCCTTATCTAGACCATAACAACGAAGATCCAAAGTTACGGAACCGACCAAACCTTGGTATGGTGTTTATCAATGGATTTGATTATGTTGGAGAAGGTGTTTATAAAAATGGAACAATCTACAACCCACGTGATGGAAAAACCTACTGTGGAAAATTCACTTCTCTTGAAGGTGGAAACCGTTTGGATTTAAAAGGTACTCTTTGTTCCATTACCTTTATCGGAAAAACTAACAACTGGGTGAAACTTGGTGGTTTGAATCTTGATGACCCGAAATGGGACTGTACTTTCAAAGCTAAAAAATAA
- a CDS encoding SpoIIE family protein phosphatase → MSESILSVDHILTNYYTFGSLIVTVLLAVLTTFFFTLKDKTVATKHMALACLFLCLFQFGYLLGAFYYHPIASYHRWITGGFIIFGITHFGQFFFRFPDNEDKKAASIMLAILHAIAIVVVLWFLVTVSQGERKYHFTAHHWDFNSEGASRILSLFIAAYSFINFLVLPGYRILHLKKDKRGTLFIMLIAALIAAVVPNITNVMSRDGAMERSTYLTALVLLFTLTFFIITITFINNSSERTTFMVKIVGISFVTILLIMQAFSYLVDQEKETSYDSTAIQKALRVAEGGERSKDILFVIEYDLSSQNLKKAYLPSSVNVDLPLVQADLYNTALYDEVVTISEAEYRNSLRSSLAKTPYYFEGYKNAIIQFLDENPDSEGAELKSEVSKLIEKLNRRTFINTNKLGDILPEQFCEEGVKYVEKVKNVDTFRDAILKHVNDCKWDGKEISGRDLRVEMLKFFRYFKPDLTRHYRKDLDGVSHYIAYMTYDAKKKINREVGFNYRDYRAYMHKSAKLELIILAIVMFVLLIIFPLFFRSALVNPLYALLAGVEKVNQGNLEVEVPIKVNDEIGYLAESFNGMVSSIRDARRELQDYAENLEEKVKERTKELQEKMDEIHRLKVQQDGDYFLTSLLAKPLFFNANKSDNIRCDFFVHQKKTFEFRNKTGDLGGDICITGNLKLGKPDDFRRYTMVMNGDAMGKSMQGAGGSLVMGVVMNSIVARSAGNKRILNRTPEEWLTDVYEEVNAVFKSFSGTMVISATVMLIEDESGKTWYFNAEHPYSILYRDGKASFIEEELKLRKLGLDSEYPFEVQTFQLLPGDQLILGSDGRDDIDLTPDEDVRTINEDETMVLRFVEEADGDIYEIEKLVKKTGDITDDISMLSVIFKSEKSPISHSPEKDDLSQQPVDDFFDTPGDDWDEALTATGAFEEGKILYQNGEIERAITVMKKAFLGDPSNQKLNKFLGLVSYKGKEYDIAAKVLTEFLKENEGSGEYWYYLAMSEKKLGNYESALKAAQEALKYDSENFQNLINLADVSRLLGNVDRAVTYVTRAQSIDPTNKNVLKLSKLLEKATSLN, encoded by the coding sequence ATGAGTGAAAGCATATTATCCGTTGACCACATACTAACAAATTATTATACATTCGGTAGTTTAATTGTCACTGTCCTCCTTGCGGTCTTGACTACATTCTTTTTCACACTAAAAGACAAAACTGTCGCCACTAAACATATGGCTCTTGCCTGTTTGTTTTTGTGCCTTTTCCAATTTGGATATCTACTCGGTGCGTTTTATTACCATCCCATTGCATCCTACCATCGTTGGATCACCGGAGGATTTATTATCTTTGGGATCACCCACTTTGGTCAGTTCTTCTTTCGATTTCCTGACAACGAAGATAAAAAAGCAGCATCCATCATGCTTGCGATCCTTCATGCAATCGCCATTGTAGTTGTTCTTTGGTTTCTTGTTACTGTATCGCAAGGTGAAAGAAAATACCACTTCACAGCGCACCACTGGGATTTTAACTCCGAAGGTGCCAGTCGAATCTTAAGTTTATTCATCGCAGCATATTCATTCATCAACTTCCTCGTTTTACCGGGTTATCGAATTCTCCATTTAAAGAAAGATAAACGAGGAACTCTTTTTATTATGTTGATTGCAGCACTCATCGCAGCTGTTGTACCAAACATTACTAACGTGATGAGTCGTGATGGAGCGATGGAACGTTCCACTTACCTCACAGCACTTGTATTACTTTTCACTTTAACCTTTTTCATTATTACAATTACCTTTATCAACAATAGTAGTGAACGAACTACCTTTATGGTGAAAATTGTAGGAATTTCCTTTGTAACAATTCTACTCATCATGCAAGCTTTCAGTTACTTAGTGGACCAAGAAAAAGAAACTTCGTATGACAGTACTGCCATCCAAAAGGCTCTTCGTGTTGCCGAAGGTGGAGAAAGGTCGAAGGATATATTATTTGTCATCGAATATGATCTTTCGAGTCAGAATCTCAAAAAAGCGTATTTACCTTCCTCCGTAAATGTGGATTTACCTCTAGTCCAGGCAGATCTTTATAACACAGCTTTGTACGACGAAGTGGTTACCATTAGTGAAGCGGAATATAGAAATTCACTTAGATCTAGTTTAGCAAAAACACCTTATTATTTTGAAGGTTATAAAAACGCGATCATTCAGTTTTTGGATGAAAATCCAGATTCAGAAGGTGCGGAACTAAAATCAGAAGTTTCCAAACTCATCGAAAAACTCAACCGTAGAACCTTCATTAATACAAACAAACTTGGGGACATTTTACCGGAACAGTTTTGTGAAGAAGGTGTCAAATACGTTGAAAAAGTCAAAAACGTAGATACTTTCCGTGATGCCATTCTCAAACATGTGAATGATTGTAAATGGGACGGAAAGGAAATTTCGGGAAGGGATCTTCGGGTTGAAATGTTGAAGTTCTTCCGTTATTTCAAACCAGACCTAACAAGACACTATAGAAAAGATTTAGATGGAGTTTCGCATTACATTGCTTACATGACTTATGATGCGAAGAAAAAAATCAACAGAGAAGTTGGTTTTAATTACCGCGACTACCGCGCTTATATGCACAAGTCTGCAAAGTTAGAACTTATCATTCTTGCTATCGTGATGTTTGTTTTGCTTATCATTTTTCCTTTATTCTTCAGGTCAGCACTAGTCAATCCACTCTATGCATTGCTTGCGGGGGTTGAAAAAGTAAACCAAGGAAATTTAGAAGTAGAAGTTCCCATCAAAGTAAATGATGAAATCGGTTATTTAGCAGAATCGTTTAACGGGATGGTATCTTCCATTCGCGATGCGAGAAGAGAACTCCAAGACTACGCAGAAAATTTGGAAGAAAAAGTTAAAGAAAGAACCAAAGAACTTCAAGAAAAGATGGATGAGATCCATCGTTTGAAAGTGCAACAAGATGGTGACTACTTCCTTACATCTCTACTTGCAAAACCTCTATTTTTTAATGCCAATAAATCAGATAACATCCGTTGTGATTTCTTTGTTCACCAAAAGAAAACCTTCGAATTCCGTAACAAAACCGGCGATCTTGGTGGTGATATTTGTATCACAGGAAATCTAAAACTAGGAAAACCTGATGATTTCCGTCGTTACACCATGGTGATGAACGGCGATGCCATGGGAAAATCGATGCAAGGTGCTGGTGGATCCCTTGTTATGGGTGTGGTTATGAATTCAATTGTGGCTCGCTCTGCTGGTAACAAACGAATTCTCAATCGAACTCCAGAAGAATGGCTCACAGATGTTTACGAAGAAGTGAATGCTGTATTCAAATCGTTTAGTGGTACAATGGTGATCTCAGCAACTGTAATGTTGATTGAAGATGAATCAGGAAAAACTTGGTATTTCAACGCCGAACACCCTTATAGTATTCTTTACCGAGATGGAAAAGCTAGTTTCATTGAAGAAGAATTGAAACTACGTAAACTAGGATTGGATTCTGAATATCCGTTTGAAGTGCAAACCTTCCAACTCCTTCCTGGTGACCAATTGATTCTTGGTTCCGATGGACGTGATGATATCGATTTAACTCCAGATGAAGATGTAAGAACCATCAATGAAGATGAAACGATGGTTCTTCGATTTGTTGAAGAGGCTGACGGTGATATTTACGAAATTGAGAAACTCGTTAAAAAAACTGGCGATATCACAGATGATATCTCAATGTTAAGTGTTATCTTTAAAAGTGAAAAATCTCCTATTTCACATAGTCCAGAAAAAGACGATCTTTCACAACAACCCGTTGATGATTTCTTTGATACTCCAGGTGATGATTGGGACGAAGCCCTCACCGCAACTGGTGCCTTTGAAGAAGGAAAGATTCTTTACCAAAATGGTGAAATTGAAAGGGCCATCACTGTGATGAAAAAAGCCTTCCTCGGAGATCCATCCAACCAAAAACTCAACAAGTTTCTTGGACTTGTCAGTTACAAAGGGAAAGAATACGATATTGCCGCAAAAGTTCTGACCGAGTTCCTAAAAGAAAACGAAGGTTCAGGAGAATACTGGTATTACTTAGCAATGTCAGAGAAAAAACTTGGGAATTACGAAAGTGCACTGAAAGCTGCTCAAGAAGCTCTGAAGTATGACTCTGAAAATTTTCAAAACTTAATAAACCTTGCGGATGTTAGTCGACTACTTGGAAATGTGGACCGCGCTGTTACTTATGTAACTCGAGCACAATCCATCGATCCAACAAACAAAAACGTTCTCAAACTTTCCAAGTTGTTAGAAAAAGCGACTAGCCTCAATTAA
- the mpl36 gene encoding RlpA family plasminogen-binding lipoprotein MPL36, translating to MQRLILISMILWLASCSSADATRRDYSASGDPEDIFFERSQKSKPASNGKSEDPVARSIIDDLDSNSKTAAPVTAAALPTKKPADQFDEVGLSSWYGQKFQGRPTASGEPFDRMKMTGAHRTLPIGSVIKIQNLENNKEAVVRINDRGPFVDERIVDVSEKTAELLEFKDKGITKVGIKVLKKGEDDLADDLDDADLLDDAPAKPEKLTPVKPGAVKPIAAGKGFTVQVGVFQEKERAIKYQENMKSEYNQAVFVTPRDGKFVVQVGDFADRTKAESLKSKLKYDGIDCFIANR from the coding sequence ATGCAAAGACTCATACTTATATCCATGATATTGTGGCTAGCGTCCTGCAGTTCGGCAGATGCTACCCGAAGAGATTATAGCGCTTCCGGCGATCCGGAAGATATATTTTTTGAACGCTCTCAGAAGTCAAAACCAGCGAGTAACGGTAAGTCGGAAGACCCTGTTGCCCGCTCTATTATTGATGATTTAGATTCCAATTCCAAAACAGCAGCACCTGTTACGGCAGCGGCGCTTCCAACAAAAAAACCAGCGGATCAGTTTGATGAAGTTGGATTGTCATCTTGGTATGGACAAAAGTTTCAAGGTCGCCCTACTGCGAGTGGAGAACCTTTTGATCGAATGAAAATGACTGGTGCTCATAGAACGCTCCCTATTGGAAGTGTGATCAAAATCCAAAACTTAGAAAACAATAAAGAAGCCGTTGTCCGTATCAATGATCGTGGACCTTTTGTGGATGAAAGGATTGTTGATGTATCTGAAAAAACCGCTGAGCTTTTAGAGTTTAAGGACAAAGGGATTACAAAAGTCGGAATCAAAGTTCTCAAAAAAGGGGAAGACGATCTGGCAGATGATTTGGATGACGCTGACCTTTTGGATGATGCTCCAGCCAAACCAGAAAAACTCACACCAGTAAAACCTGGTGCCGTAAAACCAATCGCAGCTGGGAAAGGTTTTACAGTGCAAGTGGGAGTGTTTCAGGAAAAAGAAAGAGCAATCAAATACCAAGAAAACATGAAATCCGAATACAACCAAGCTGTGTTCGTGACTCCTAGAGATGGAAAGTTCGTAGTTCAAGTTGGGGATTTTGCAGACCGCACAAAAGCAGAATCTCTCAAATCAAAATTGAAGTACGATGGGATTGATTGTTTTATTGCAAATCGTTAG
- a CDS encoding tetratricopeptide repeat protein, whose translation MAQEIQSLFNEAVRLERNGEWDRAEAQYKVLLEKDPSYHLALQNLGVIYAKQGKHAEAIPMFSKAYKLHTNVKNCYNLAVSLYKHEETEKAISFLKQTLTFEKKFISAHLLLAQAYQKLGNDEKTEVYLTNVIKIEPDHKSALGGLAMFYYERNRFPESLKMIERYLILYPGNAQLKIIQSEILSKQGNYKASATLLATMVKEDVGFTNFNDSLSAAWKEEDGVAHESLARIQTKAKKKLKEFQTKLELSKENPEEFSPPDAQEALDLSLLYLFNGNPEKAMQYLVFAQKMKETTDPDRSS comes from the coding sequence ATGGCACAAGAAATCCAATCTCTATTCAATGAGGCTGTCCGTTTGGAGCGAAACGGAGAGTGGGATCGTGCCGAGGCCCAATACAAGGTTTTACTAGAAAAAGATCCTAGTTATCATTTGGCCTTACAAAACTTAGGGGTGATTTACGCCAAACAAGGAAAACATGCAGAAGCCATTCCGATGTTTTCTAAAGCTTACAAACTCCATACAAATGTTAAAAATTGTTATAATTTAGCTGTTTCCCTTTACAAACATGAAGAAACAGAAAAAGCGATTAGTTTTCTAAAACAAACACTCACTTTTGAAAAGAAGTTTATTTCTGCACATCTACTGCTCGCGCAAGCCTATCAGAAGTTAGGCAATGATGAAAAAACCGAAGTATATCTCACCAATGTCATTAAAATCGAACCAGACCACAAATCAGCTTTAGGAGGGCTTGCGATGTTTTATTATGAAAGGAATCGTTTTCCAGAAAGTTTAAAAATGATTGAACGTTATTTGATTCTTTATCCTGGAAATGCACAATTAAAAATCATCCAATCCGAAATCCTTTCTAAACAAGGAAATTATAAAGCATCTGCCACTTTACTTGCTACCATGGTAAAAGAAGATGTAGGATTTACAAATTTTAATGATAGTTTGTCTGCTGCTTGGAAAGAAGAAGATGGAGTGGCTCACGAAAGTTTGGCTCGAATCCAAACCAAAGCAAAAAAGAAATTAAAAGAATTTCAAACCAAATTAGAACTTTCGAAAGAGAACCCAGAAGAGTTTTCTCCTCCCGATGCACAGGAAGCTTTGGATTTAAGTTTGTTGTATCTTTTCAACGGCAATCCAGAAAAAGCGATGCAATATTTGGTATTTGCGCAAAAGATGAAGGAAACCACAGATCCCGACAGGTCATCCTAG
- a CDS encoding tetratricopeptide repeat protein has protein sequence MKFRIFSILFLCYLLFLFGCRYPIVKQDELETDTLFLEVSGSKASDCNAEGIRLSKTIQLDQAETVWDQCIQTNPNEVVVHLNRLRFYFLLDEYEILKQKITKEAPSRSSVTYTTILKELELRLRNEERIVLLDALSRLKGWELYSYEELANYYLQIGNFAYAEGYFNQILEVVPFHENALYGMADIQVQKNNWYSLLDYAKSLEVAAKKNQDFHFYFVKANYELGRYETALKWAESATPNEKTQISFLEVWRDTLLVLKDFPKWDGLLPYYRKAVEKGYAVPESVFFPTLSKEGKDIRKASRSGRS, from the coding sequence TTGAAATTTCGTATTTTCTCTATTCTATTTCTTTGTTATCTTTTGTTTTTATTTGGATGTAGATATCCTATTGTCAAACAAGATGAATTGGAAACCGACACTTTGTTTTTAGAAGTATCTGGTTCCAAAGCCAGCGATTGTAATGCGGAAGGGATTCGGCTTTCCAAAACCATTCAGTTGGACCAAGCGGAAACAGTTTGGGATCAGTGTATCCAAACCAATCCAAACGAAGTGGTTGTTCATTTGAACCGCCTTCGGTTTTATTTTTTATTAGATGAATACGAAATCCTGAAACAAAAAATTACTAAAGAAGCTCCTTCGCGTTCCTCAGTAACCTATACAACAATTTTAAAAGAACTAGAACTGCGATTGCGAAACGAGGAAAGGATTGTATTGTTAGATGCACTTTCTCGGTTGAAAGGTTGGGAATTGTATTCCTATGAAGAACTTGCTAATTACTATTTACAAATAGGTAACTTTGCTTATGCGGAAGGTTATTTTAATCAGATTTTAGAAGTGGTTCCTTTTCACGAAAATGCTTTGTATGGAATGGCAGACATCCAAGTCCAAAAAAATAATTGGTATAGTTTGCTTGATTATGCAAAATCTCTAGAAGTTGCAGCCAAAAAGAATCAGGATTTTCATTTTTATTTTGTAAAAGCCAATTATGAATTAGGACGTTACGAAACCGCACTCAAATGGGCGGAGTCGGCGACACCAAACGAAAAAACCCAGATTAGTTTTTTAGAAGTTTGGCGTGATACATTACTTGTTTTAAAAGATTTTCCGAAATGGGACGGCCTTTTGCCTTACTACCGTAAGGCGGTTGAAAAGGGATATGCGGTCCCTGAATCGGTTTTTTTCCCCACTTTGTCCAAAGAAGGAAAAGATATTCGAAAGGCCTCTCGTTCGGGAAGAAGTTAA
- the folP gene encoding dihydropteroate synthase translates to MAEIFGILNITTDSFSDGGKFLNPDDAIQQGTKLLQEGADWLDVSGQSSNINASLVSEEEEWKRVEPVIRHFVPKGVRISLDSFRPSVQKKGIEAGVRCINDITGFTYEGDRSFLSSYVKKHPELKLIIMHSHNRNIAKSKSNLTPEKVVRKIQTFFRDRRSDLVAMDIPESILYFDPGMGFFLSEDPMVSFRVLQELEILKLEFPQLMVGVSRKSFLGNVLGELPIADREFATLACELHLLRYKIPFIRTHNVLKLRQAEKIWNLCQEKD, encoded by the coding sequence ATGGCCGAAATCTTCGGAATCTTAAACATTACCACAGACTCATTTAGTGACGGGGGAAAGTTCCTGAACCCAGACGACGCAATCCAACAAGGAACCAAACTCTTACAAGAAGGAGCGGATTGGTTGGACGTATCTGGCCAGTCATCTAACATCAATGCAAGTTTAGTTTCCGAAGAAGAAGAATGGAAACGAGTGGAACCAGTGATCCGACATTTTGTTCCCAAGGGTGTTCGGATCAGTTTGGATAGTTTCCGACCGTCAGTGCAGAAAAAAGGGATTGAGGCAGGAGTTCGGTGTATCAACGACATCACTGGATTTACCTATGAAGGTGACCGAAGTTTTCTCAGTTCCTATGTAAAAAAACACCCAGAACTAAAACTCATCATCATGCATTCGCATAACAGAAATATTGCGAAAAGTAAATCCAATCTAACACCCGAAAAAGTAGTCAGAAAAATTCAAACTTTCTTTCGGGATCGCCGCTCTGATTTAGTTGCCATGGACATTCCAGAATCCATTCTCTATTTCGATCCAGGTATGGGTTTTTTCTTGAGTGAGGATCCAATGGTTTCTTTTAGAGTCCTGCAAGAATTAGAAATTTTAAAACTAGAATTCCCCCAACTTATGGTAGGAGTTTCTAGAAAATCTTTTCTTGGAAATGTTCTCGGAGAATTACCAATCGCAGATCGAGAGTTTGCCACTTTGGCCTGTGAACTTCATTTGTTAAGATACAAAATTCCATTCATTCGGACGCATAACGTACTGAAGCTGAGACAAGCCGAAAAGATTTGGAATTTATGTCAGGAAAAGGATTAA